One region of Bacillus pumilus genomic DNA includes:
- the thiC gene encoding phosphomethylpyrimidine synthase ThiC, with protein MKEKKNTLTTQSLLSSFDGSRKVYEKGSRPDILVPKREIALSQTVTQAGNIQNEPIRVYDTSGPYTDERAHIDVTKGLHRLRAAWIEERGDTESYEGRHVKPEDNGYRSKEKSSHQHVLTDFHHEPLRAKQGACVTQMHYAKKGIVTPEMEFIALREELSPEFVREEVASGRAVIPANINHPESEPMIIGRNFHVKINANIGNSAVTSSIDEEVEKMTWAIRWGADTMMDLSTGKDIHTTREWIIRNCPVPVGTVPIYQALEKVNGVAEDLTWEVYRDTLIEQAEQGVDYFTIHAGVRLRYIPLTVDRVTGIVSRGGAIMARWCLAHHQENFLYTHFEDICEIMKTYDIAFSLGDGLRPGSIADANDEAQFAELETLGELTEIAWKHDVQVMIEGPGHVPMDKIKENVDKQMEICKEAPFYTLGPLTTDIAPGYDHITSAIGAAMIGWYGTAMLCYVTPKEHLGLPNKEDVREGVIAYKIAAHAADLAKGHPAAQKRDDALSKARFEFRWRDQFNLSLDPERAMAFHDETLPAEGAKTAHFCSMCGPKFCSMKISHDIRNQSEEVKKEMEKKAKEFISQGSQIYSS; from the coding sequence ATGAAAGAAAAGAAAAATACCCTAACAACTCAATCGTTATTATCAAGCTTTGATGGCAGCCGAAAGGTGTATGAGAAAGGGTCAAGACCTGACATTTTAGTGCCAAAAAGAGAGATTGCCCTCTCACAAACGGTGACGCAGGCAGGAAACATTCAAAATGAACCGATTCGTGTGTACGATACGAGTGGACCTTACACCGATGAGCGTGCCCATATCGATGTTACAAAGGGGCTTCATCGTCTGAGAGCGGCATGGATCGAAGAAAGAGGGGATACAGAAAGCTATGAAGGACGTCATGTAAAACCTGAAGATAACGGATATCGCTCCAAAGAGAAATCGTCACATCAGCATGTTCTTACTGATTTTCATCATGAGCCGCTTCGCGCAAAACAAGGTGCCTGTGTGACGCAAATGCATTATGCAAAAAAAGGTATTGTAACGCCTGAAATGGAGTTCATCGCGTTAAGAGAAGAGCTAAGCCCTGAGTTCGTGAGAGAGGAAGTAGCCAGCGGAAGAGCGGTCATTCCAGCGAATATTAACCATCCTGAAAGTGAACCGATGATTATCGGAAGGAATTTTCATGTCAAAATCAATGCGAACATTGGTAATTCAGCTGTGACATCATCCATTGATGAAGAGGTAGAAAAGATGACATGGGCCATCAGATGGGGTGCAGACACTATGATGGATCTGTCTACAGGAAAGGACATTCATACAACGAGAGAATGGATCATACGCAATTGCCCAGTCCCAGTAGGCACCGTTCCCATTTATCAGGCGCTTGAAAAAGTGAATGGCGTGGCAGAAGATTTGACGTGGGAAGTGTACAGAGACACGTTAATTGAACAAGCAGAGCAAGGAGTAGACTACTTCACGATTCATGCGGGCGTGCGATTAAGGTATATTCCGCTGACAGTCGATCGGGTGACCGGAATTGTTTCAAGAGGCGGTGCCATTATGGCAAGATGGTGTCTTGCCCATCATCAAGAAAATTTCCTTTATACCCACTTCGAAGACATTTGTGAGATTATGAAAACGTATGATATTGCTTTTTCACTTGGAGACGGACTCAGACCAGGCTCGATTGCTGATGCCAATGATGAAGCGCAGTTTGCAGAGCTGGAAACGTTAGGTGAATTGACAGAGATCGCTTGGAAACATGATGTACAGGTGATGATTGAAGGGCCTGGACATGTTCCGATGGATAAAATCAAAGAGAATGTAGACAAACAAATGGAGATTTGCAAAGAGGCACCATTTTATACATTAGGACCTCTTACAACAGATATTGCTCCGGGATATGATCATATTACATCTGCTATCGGCGCAGCTATGATCGGCTGGTATGGGACAGCGATGCTATGCTATGTGACGCCAAAAGAGCATTTAGGTCTGCCGAACAAAGAAGATGTAAGAGAAGGTGTGATTGCCTATAAAATTGCTGCACATGCTGCTGATCTAGCAAAAGGACATCCTGCTGCTCAAAAGCGCGATGATGCTTTATCGAAAGCAAGGTTTGAATTTAGATGGCGGGACCAATTCAACCTGTCACTTGACCCAGAAAGAGCGATGGCGTTCCATGATGAAACATTGCCTGCTGAAGGCGCTAAGACTGCCCATTTTTGCTCGATGTGCGGACCGAAGTTTTGCAGCATGAAAATTTCCCATGATATTCGCAATCAATCAGAAGAAGTGAAAAAAGAGATGGAGAAGAAGGCGAAGGAGTTTATCAGCCAAGGAAGTCAAATATATTCATCCTAA
- a CDS encoding LysE family transporter: protein MQTFLTFIVIGFSIALPVGAITVEMTKQGLKNGFFHGLTVGAGGMTIDLLLILALYAGFAQFLSLPFVQIPLWLIGAIFLMMLAYDSIKHADQDIHLAGEKVNKSFAKTYRNGLLVAVSPGNLVFWVSVFGAVLADAYTKTDSSEFILASGGILAGILLHDIGLLTLVSLTRKVMNRTMIKWTSIIAGILLLGFGCYFFYEFYIGIKVYF from the coding sequence TTGCAAACATTTCTCACATTTATCGTCATAGGATTCTCAATCGCTCTACCAGTTGGAGCGATCACGGTTGAAATGACTAAACAAGGATTAAAAAACGGCTTCTTTCATGGTTTAACTGTAGGAGCAGGCGGCATGACCATTGATCTCTTACTAATCTTGGCTTTGTATGCTGGATTTGCTCAGTTTTTATCACTGCCATTTGTCCAAATCCCGCTCTGGCTGATCGGAGCTATCTTCTTAATGATGCTCGCATACGATTCCATTAAACATGCGGATCAAGACATCCATTTAGCTGGCGAAAAAGTCAATAAATCTTTCGCAAAAACGTACAGAAACGGCTTGCTTGTCGCGGTGTCTCCTGGAAACCTTGTGTTCTGGGTTTCTGTATTTGGAGCTGTACTGGCAGATGCATATACAAAAACAGATTCATCTGAATTTATACTGGCATCAGGCGGTATTTTGGCAGGGATTCTTCTTCATGACATCGGTCTTCTCACCCTTGTATCCTTAACAAGAAAAGTGATGAATCGAACGATGATCAAATGGACATCCATTATTGCTGGTATTTTATTACTTGGATTTGGCTGTTATTTCTTTTACGAATTCTATATAGGCATTAAGGTTTATTTTTAA
- a CDS encoding YhcN/YlaJ family sporulation lipoprotein produces the protein MRQKWQKTIALVLLPIGLTACGTNDNAGVDTRHNQSGQPVGYHSNNRADDNNQDHQGPVSELMEGMNGGNTTNVDYRTRPQADDRTPLAGGDGRYSHGDMNYHNQMSFSGYDKQENVQRSRKIANRVNKMNHVADSQVMVTDENVYIAIKSDGRLTSEGVSQVEEAATRYADGRAVQVIKDEGAFTRFRDMRRTQFETGQTGMTR, from the coding sequence TTGAGACAAAAATGGCAAAAAACGATCGCATTAGTGCTTCTTCCTATTGGGTTAACGGCATGTGGTACAAATGACAATGCAGGTGTAGATACACGTCATAATCAATCAGGTCAGCCAGTCGGATATCATTCGAATAACCGTGCGGATGACAATAACCAAGATCATCAAGGGCCAGTTTCTGAACTCATGGAGGGAATGAACGGTGGGAATACAACGAATGTTGATTATCGCACCCGCCCTCAAGCAGATGATCGAACGCCTCTCGCAGGTGGTGATGGACGCTACAGTCATGGAGATATGAACTATCATAACCAAATGTCGTTCTCTGGCTACGATAAACAAGAGAATGTGCAGCGTTCAAGAAAAATTGCCAATCGCGTCAATAAAATGAACCACGTTGCAGACTCACAGGTGATGGTAACAGATGAAAATGTGTATATTGCCATTAAATCAGATGGACGTCTGACGTCAGAGGGCGTATCACAAGTGGAAGAAGCAGCGACTCGTTATGCGGATGGAAGAGCTGTCCAAGTCATTAAAGACGAGGGAGCTTTCACACGCTTTAGAGATATGAGAAGAACACAATTTGAAACAGGTCAAACAGGCATGACTCGATAA
- the safA gene encoding SafA/ExsA family spore coat assembly protein: MKIHIVQKGDSLWKISKKYGVDFQELKKLNSQLSNPDLIMPGMKIKIPSSGVPVKTDHHKAKEMPKTKEHPYVKEKPKDVVQVQDTKPKEKPNEPVPYVPPVPKIEQPAFPQVDVNYYQTNLYQPFTPPPKKEHHEKKDHVHEKKDHVHDKKDHKDHVHYENKEHKDNKDHFHHENKEHKDNKDHFHHENKGHLKDEVAKGYDPFIHIPHQKEEGKDMEHSNYPNLPNFPQMPNVGGAAVGGMAENKEHHHHHQHHDAYDPYYGHGHYMPAMYPYPQQMVPASPILPGSGLCYPVQPYYHHHMMPYPYPAQPYYPAYQAPAYYGEHYEHHANDGHHWHHHMHPNANANANVNANVNQGFYPNVSNEAYGKEDCGCDDGMKQHQPWPGHYPNPVPYGQMGAYPAQPYMQPYPGQSVFARPEEDEEE; this comes from the coding sequence TTGAAAATTCATATTGTGCAAAAAGGAGACTCCCTTTGGAAAATTTCAAAGAAATACGGAGTCGACTTTCAAGAATTGAAAAAACTAAATTCACAGCTCAGTAACCCAGATTTGATCATGCCGGGTATGAAGATCAAGATTCCATCTAGTGGTGTTCCTGTAAAAACAGATCATCACAAAGCAAAAGAAATGCCAAAGACGAAAGAACATCCGTATGTGAAAGAAAAGCCAAAAGATGTCGTGCAAGTGCAAGATACGAAGCCGAAAGAAAAGCCAAACGAACCTGTACCTTATGTACCGCCAGTGCCAAAGATCGAGCAGCCAGCTTTTCCACAAGTCGATGTGAATTATTATCAGACCAATCTGTACCAGCCATTCACGCCTCCTCCCAAAAAAGAACATCATGAGAAAAAAGATCATGTTCATGAAAAGAAAGATCATGTTCATGACAAAAAGGATCATAAAGATCATGTTCATTATGAGAATAAGGAGCATAAAGACAACAAGGACCATTTCCATCATGAGAATAAGGAGCATAAAGACAACAAGGACCATTTCCATCATGAAAATAAAGGTCATTTAAAAGATGAAGTGGCAAAGGGGTATGATCCGTTTATTCATATTCCGCATCAAAAGGAGGAGGGAAAAGATATGGAGCACAGCAATTACCCAAACCTTCCTAATTTCCCGCAAATGCCGAATGTAGGAGGCGCAGCGGTAGGGGGAATGGCTGAGAATAAGGAACATCATCACCATCACCAGCATCATGACGCATATGATCCTTATTATGGTCATGGTCATTACATGCCGGCAATGTATCCATATCCGCAGCAAATGGTGCCAGCATCGCCAATTTTACCAGGGTCAGGTCTTTGCTATCCTGTCCAGCCATATTATCACCATCACATGATGCCATATCCATACCCAGCGCAGCCGTATTATCCTGCGTATCAAGCGCCAGCTTATTACGGAGAACATTATGAACATCATGCAAACGATGGGCATCACTGGCACCACCATATGCATCCAAATGCCAATGCCAACGCCAATGTCAATGCGAACGTGAATCAAGGCTTTTATCCAAATGTTTCAAATGAAGCTTATGGCAAGGAAGACTGCGGATGTGATGATGGCATGAAGCAGCATCAGCCATGGCCAGGACATTACCCGAATCCTGTACCTTATGGCCAAATGGGGGCTTATCCAGCTCAGCCTTATATGCAGCCATATCCAGGTCAATCTGTTTTTGCAAGACCAGAGGAAGACGAAGAAGAGTAA
- the nadA gene encoding quinolinate synthase NadA translates to MSLLDVLANQHVAMMPEEYKHRSVEEMKQRVLDIKRAFGSKLFIPGHHYQKDEVIQFADATGDSLQLAQIAADNKEAEYIVFCGVHFMAETADMLSNKNQKVLLPDMRAGCSMADMANMKQTDRAWEQLTDLFGETILPLTYVNSTADIKAFVGKHGGATVTSSNAKKVLEWALTQKERILFLPDQHLGRNTAFDLGISLEEMAVWDQIEERLITDQPLSRIKMILWKGHCSVHEKFTVRNIEETRKRDRDIQILVHPECTHEVVTTSDLAGSTKFIIDTIKEAAAGSKWAIGTEMNLVKRIIDQHPDKQIESLNPDMCPCLTMNRIDLPHLLWSLESIEKGDPVGLIQVNEDTTKDALLALNKMLAIK, encoded by the coding sequence ATGTCACTGCTTGATGTACTTGCGAATCAACATGTAGCCATGATGCCAGAAGAATATAAACACCGATCTGTTGAGGAGATGAAGCAGCGTGTGTTAGACATTAAACGAGCCTTTGGATCAAAGCTTTTTATACCAGGGCATCATTATCAAAAGGATGAAGTCATCCAATTTGCAGATGCAACAGGAGATTCATTGCAGCTCGCACAAATAGCCGCGGACAACAAGGAAGCGGAGTACATTGTGTTCTGCGGTGTTCACTTCATGGCTGAAACAGCAGACATGCTGTCAAATAAGAATCAAAAGGTTCTATTGCCAGATATGAGAGCAGGCTGTTCAATGGCAGATATGGCAAACATGAAACAAACGGATAGAGCATGGGAGCAGCTCACTGATCTGTTTGGGGAGACAATTCTTCCCCTTACGTATGTCAACTCAACAGCTGATATTAAAGCATTTGTCGGAAAGCATGGCGGGGCCACTGTGACATCATCAAACGCTAAAAAAGTGCTGGAGTGGGCGCTCACACAAAAAGAGAGGATTCTGTTTCTCCCTGATCAGCATTTAGGGCGTAATACGGCCTTTGATTTAGGCATTTCACTTGAAGAAATGGCTGTCTGGGATCAAATAGAAGAAAGGCTCATCACCGATCAGCCGCTTTCCCGCATCAAGATGATTTTATGGAAAGGCCATTGCTCTGTCCATGAGAAATTTACGGTGCGGAATATTGAAGAAACGAGAAAAAGAGACCGTGACATTCAAATTCTTGTCCATCCAGAGTGCACGCATGAAGTCGTCACGACTTCTGATCTTGCCGGTTCAACGAAATTTATTATTGATACGATCAAGGAAGCAGCAGCAGGAAGCAAGTGGGCGATTGGAACAGAGATGAATTTGGTCAAGCGAATCATAGATCAGCATCCAGATAAACAAATCGAATCCCTCAATCCGGATATGTGTCCATGTTTGACGATGAATCGGATCGATCTCCCTCATTTGTTATGGTCACTAGAAAGCATAGAGAAAGGTGATCCGGTCGGTTTGATTCAAGTCAATGAAGACACGACAAAAGACGCTTTACTTGCACTGAATAAAATGCTCGCCATTAAATAA
- the nadC gene encoding carboxylating nicotinate-nucleotide diphosphorylase — MERLQLKQMLTHFFTEDIGFGDVSADGIFGEKKGTAYIIAKQSGVLAGSQVIDIGYRLLNEQIQTELFFEEGDWIHSGAVLAKIKGPVSDLLKGERVILNVLQRMTGIATLTHEAVQRLADPSITICDTRKTTPGLRMLEKYAVKTGGGKNHRFGLSDGVMIKDNHIAACGSIREAVEKARAYAGHMVKIEVEIESETQLKEAIDAKADVIMFDNCSPDEVKRFKQMTPETILTEASGGITLETLPSYRGTGVDLISLGFLTHSAPAFDFSMNMEFSHKGGTTHVTA; from the coding sequence ATGGAACGTTTACAGTTAAAACAAATGTTGACTCATTTTTTCACAGAAGATATTGGTTTTGGAGATGTATCAGCTGATGGCATTTTTGGAGAAAAGAAAGGAACAGCCTATATCATCGCAAAACAATCGGGTGTATTGGCAGGTTCTCAAGTCATTGACATAGGGTACCGCCTGCTGAATGAACAGATTCAGACTGAGTTGTTCTTTGAAGAAGGTGATTGGATTCATTCAGGGGCAGTGCTGGCGAAAATAAAGGGACCAGTCAGCGACTTATTAAAAGGAGAACGGGTCATTTTAAATGTCTTGCAGCGCATGACAGGTATCGCCACTTTAACACATGAAGCAGTGCAGCGATTAGCGGACCCGTCGATTACGATTTGTGATACGAGAAAAACGACGCCCGGCTTGCGTATGTTAGAGAAATACGCTGTGAAGACAGGTGGGGGAAAGAATCATCGCTTCGGCTTATCAGATGGGGTAATGATTAAAGATAATCATATCGCCGCATGCGGCTCTATTCGTGAAGCAGTAGAGAAAGCAAGAGCATATGCCGGTCATATGGTGAAAATTGAAGTGGAAATTGAATCAGAAACGCAGCTAAAGGAAGCCATTGATGCAAAGGCCGATGTCATCATGTTTGACAACTGCTCTCCGGACGAAGTCAAACGTTTTAAACAAATGACGCCTGAGACAATTCTGACCGAGGCTTCAGGAGGCATCACACTAGAGACATTGCCAAGTTACAGAGGGACAGGTGTCGATCTTATTTCACTTGGTTTTCTGACACATTCTGCCCCAGCATTTGATTTTAGTATGAATATGGAATTCAGTCATAAAGGGGGAACAACTCATGTCACTGCTTGA
- the nadB gene encoding L-aspartate oxidase, with protein sequence MVSSIKKIIVVGSGIAALSFAKTISASCEVIMMTKNQFSSSNSMLAQGGIAAAFSAQDSVHQHVQDTLAAGCDHNDERAVQEIVRLGKHMVEQLVEEGCPFDQTETGVPQLGKEGAHTTHRILHAGGDQTGKTLVQYLKNQLGSHIHLYENSHVVDLLVHEGTCIGVVWKDEKDRVHTMTADAVVLSTGGCGSLYETNTNDPSVTGDGLMMAYRAGAQLADLEFVQFHPTLLTIAGKAVGLVSEAVRGEGAYLEDETRRRIMKGIHPQADLAPRDIVARAIFHEQQLGHELYLNISEIPHFSVRFPAIAAMCERVGVDMASGRLPVSPGMHFLMGGICVNEYGETTVPSLFAIGEAACTGLHGANRLASNSLLEGLVLGNKTARRIEQIAKQKKTIPSFSIQEVWSVPEISENQLRQWMTTYAAIVRDEKGLKTLLQTLQQVPYQQMNVKGITSEQIELSNQWTLAICLVKSALLRTESRGGHYRLDYPNRNDALWRGVQIVHEKGHIHMMKNERIGAKWNVYS encoded by the coding sequence ATGGTGTCATCAATCAAAAAAATCATTGTGGTGGGATCAGGCATTGCAGCGCTTTCCTTTGCAAAAACCATTTCAGCAAGCTGCGAAGTCATCATGATGACAAAAAATCAATTTTCCTCTAGTAATTCCATGCTTGCACAAGGAGGAATCGCTGCTGCCTTTTCAGCACAGGATTCTGTTCATCAGCATGTACAAGACACATTAGCTGCCGGCTGTGATCACAATGATGAAAGGGCGGTACAAGAGATCGTACGTCTTGGAAAGCATATGGTGGAGCAGCTCGTAGAAGAAGGCTGTCCATTTGATCAAACGGAGACGGGCGTGCCGCAATTAGGTAAAGAGGGGGCGCATACGACTCATCGCATTTTGCATGCAGGAGGAGACCAAACAGGTAAAACCCTCGTGCAGTATTTAAAAAATCAGCTTGGCTCACATATTCATTTATATGAAAATTCCCATGTCGTTGATCTGCTCGTTCACGAAGGAACCTGCATAGGAGTGGTCTGGAAAGATGAGAAAGATCGCGTACATACCATGACCGCAGATGCCGTTGTTTTATCCACGGGCGGCTGCGGCTCCCTATATGAAACAAACACAAATGACCCTTCTGTAACAGGAGACGGACTGATGATGGCTTATCGAGCCGGAGCACAATTAGCTGATCTCGAATTTGTTCAATTCCATCCCACCCTCTTGACGATCGCTGGAAAAGCAGTCGGTCTCGTTTCAGAGGCAGTCCGAGGAGAGGGAGCCTATTTAGAAGATGAAACACGCAGGAGGATCATGAAAGGCATTCACCCACAAGCTGATTTAGCGCCTAGAGATATTGTTGCTAGAGCTATTTTTCATGAGCAGCAATTAGGTCATGAGCTGTATCTCAATATCAGCGAAATTCCACATTTCTCAGTTCGTTTTCCAGCCATTGCTGCAATGTGTGAGCGGGTAGGTGTCGATATGGCAAGCGGCAGGCTCCCAGTTTCCCCTGGTATGCATTTTTTAATGGGCGGAATCTGCGTGAATGAATATGGAGAAACGACGGTTCCATCTCTTTTTGCTATCGGAGAAGCGGCCTGTACAGGCTTACACGGAGCGAACCGATTGGCGAGTAATTCTCTCTTGGAAGGTCTCGTTTTAGGAAACAAAACGGCACGGAGAATTGAACAAATAGCTAAACAGAAAAAAACAATCCCTTCTTTCTCTATTCAAGAAGTATGGTCCGTCCCAGAGATTTCAGAGAATCAGTTGAGACAATGGATGACGACATATGCCGCAATTGTAAGAGACGAAAAAGGGCTAAAGACCTTACTGCAAACATTACAGCAAGTCCCTTATCAGCAAATGAATGTGAAGGGTATCACAAGTGAACAGATCGAATTAAGCAATCAATGGACATTAGCGATTTGTCTTGTGAAGTCTGCATTACTTCGTACAGAAAGTAGAGGCGGTCATTATCGATTGGATTATCCAAATCGGAATGATGCATTATGGCGGGGCGTGCAAATTGTCCATGAAAAAGGCCACATTCACATGATGAAAAATGAAAGGATCGGTGCCAAATGGAACGTTTACAGTTAA
- a CDS encoding IscS subfamily cysteine desulfurase has translation MVYLDYAASTPVSEEALHVFQQLSKDCYGNASSLHDAGGRANDILTYSRQSIAAILEGEPEGIYFTNGGTESNLLAIQSMANGLPADRQHVITTSVEHPSVHHAVKSLERLGAKVTIIEPNQDGIITQDILKDALLPETGLVSIQHANSETGIIQPLAELAPILKERHILFHTDAVQTFGKVRVSIKELGVDAVSISSHKVYAPKGAGAVYMGAHVPWKPLYSGAVQENGFRPGTVNVPCIGAFAAASEQLMLKLDEQKRQNEQLRDYFLQQLKMRQLPVRTLQNNGNRLMLPHIIGCFFEGFEGQYVMLACNRHGICISTGSACASGYHHPSPAVKALHVSDRDALQFIRLSFGSKSSKEDIDQLLHTFEQLQKEKKGA, from the coding sequence TTGGTTTATTTAGATTACGCAGCTTCTACACCTGTTTCGGAGGAGGCACTGCATGTTTTTCAGCAGCTAAGTAAAGATTGCTACGGGAATGCAAGCAGTCTACATGATGCAGGCGGAAGAGCAAATGACATACTGACTTACAGCAGACAATCAATCGCTGCCATTCTTGAGGGCGAACCAGAGGGCATCTACTTTACAAACGGCGGAACGGAATCCAATCTTCTTGCGATTCAATCGATGGCAAATGGTCTGCCAGCAGACAGGCAGCATGTCATCACAACTTCTGTAGAGCATCCTTCTGTTCATCATGCGGTTAAGAGCTTAGAGCGTCTTGGCGCGAAGGTTACGATCATTGAACCGAATCAAGATGGGATCATCACTCAGGACATTCTCAAAGATGCATTATTGCCTGAAACAGGATTAGTATCTATCCAGCATGCTAATTCAGAAACAGGGATTATCCAGCCGCTCGCTGAATTAGCACCCATTTTAAAAGAAAGGCACATTCTTTTTCATACAGATGCCGTGCAAACATTCGGAAAGGTTCGTGTGTCCATCAAGGAGCTTGGGGTTGATGCCGTATCCATCTCTAGCCATAAAGTGTATGCACCTAAGGGCGCTGGTGCTGTCTATATGGGCGCTCACGTTCCTTGGAAGCCTTTATATTCAGGTGCAGTTCAGGAAAATGGCTTCCGCCCTGGAACAGTGAACGTTCCATGCATCGGTGCTTTTGCTGCTGCGAGCGAACAATTAATGCTTAAGCTAGATGAGCAAAAACGGCAAAATGAGCAGCTTCGTGATTATTTTCTTCAACAGCTGAAAATGAGACAGCTTCCTGTTCGTACACTTCAGAACAATGGCAATCGCCTTATGTTGCCTCATATTATTGGTTGTTTTTTTGAAGGGTTTGAAGGACAATATGTAATGTTAGCATGTAACCGGCATGGGATTTGTATATCGACTGGAAGCGCATGTGCTTCTGGTTATCATCATCCCTCCCCGGCTGTGAAGGCATTGCACGTATCAGACCGTGATGCTCTTCAATTCATTCGACTATCATTTGGATCGAAGTCGTCAAAAGAGGACATCGATCAGCTTTTGCATACATTTGAACAATTGCAAAAGGAGAAGAAAGGAGCATAA
- a CDS encoding transcription repressor NadR, whose product MEQERKLIGEERRNAILEWLKETDSPLTGSFLAKKAAVSRQVIVQDISLLKAKNEPIIATSQGYVYMASQHAPEREIEQIIACKHDPVRTEEELTLIVDFGVTVKDVIIEHPVYGELTASIRVSTRKQVADFVHHISNTGASYLSELTDGVHLHTLTSYSQKQLDQAIQALDDAGFLIKD is encoded by the coding sequence GTGGAGCAAGAGAGGAAACTCATTGGCGAAGAGAGAAGAAACGCCATTTTAGAGTGGCTGAAAGAAACAGATTCACCGCTCACCGGGAGCTTTTTGGCTAAAAAGGCAGCTGTCTCTCGACAAGTCATTGTACAAGATATCTCACTATTGAAAGCAAAAAACGAACCCATTATTGCCACAAGTCAAGGCTATGTGTATATGGCATCTCAGCATGCGCCAGAAAGAGAAATTGAACAAATCATCGCCTGCAAGCATGATCCTGTTCGTACAGAAGAGGAACTGACCTTAATTGTAGATTTTGGGGTGACGGTAAAAGATGTGATTATAGAGCACCCTGTTTACGGTGAACTAACGGCCTCGATTCGCGTCAGCACTCGCAAGCAAGTAGCTGATTTCGTTCATCATATTTCTAACACGGGCGCCTCCTACTTGTCAGAACTAACAGACGGTGTGCATTTACATACACTCACTTCTTACAGTCAAAAGCAGCTTGACCAAGCCATCCAAGCGCTCGATGATGCTGGCTTTTTAATTAAAGATTAA
- the pheA gene encoding prephenate dehydratase, whose protein sequence is MKQLTVGYFGPEATFTHLAVCSCFPADAMQRAYATIPQCMDAVSKGEVDLAVVPLENALEGSVNLTIDYLIHEEALSIVGEMTAPIRQHLLVHPSRAESWETLDVIQSHPHAIAQCHQFLKKQYPDIPHRPVESTGYAAKYISEHPDEAAGAIANEIAAQTYGLTIAKKDIHDYPHNHTRFVILHKDPKASFPMNAGFSSKPKTTIVVSLPKDDQSGALHRVLSAFSWRNLNLSKIESRPTKTGLGHYLFIIDIEKEMDDVLVPGAIQELEAIGCEVKLLGSYQTYELTNEK, encoded by the coding sequence ATGAAGCAATTAACTGTAGGTTATTTTGGACCAGAGGCAACATTTACTCATTTGGCCGTATGCTCTTGCTTTCCAGCAGATGCAATGCAGCGTGCCTATGCAACGATTCCGCAATGTATGGATGCTGTGTCAAAAGGCGAAGTCGATTTGGCGGTCGTTCCACTTGAAAATGCACTCGAAGGATCTGTAAACTTAACGATTGATTATTTAATTCATGAAGAAGCGCTGTCCATTGTTGGTGAAATGACAGCACCGATTCGGCAGCATTTGCTTGTCCACCCATCAAGAGCGGAAAGCTGGGAGACATTAGATGTGATCCAATCACATCCGCACGCGATTGCCCAGTGTCATCAATTTCTGAAAAAGCAGTACCCAGATATTCCGCATCGTCCAGTTGAATCAACAGGTTATGCAGCGAAATATATCAGTGAGCATCCGGATGAGGCTGCTGGGGCCATTGCGAATGAAATTGCCGCACAAACGTATGGTTTAACGATTGCAAAAAAAGACATTCATGATTATCCGCACAATCATACACGCTTTGTTATTTTACATAAAGATCCTAAAGCATCGTTCCCAATGAATGCAGGGTTCTCATCGAAGCCAAAAACGACCATTGTCGTCAGTCTGCCAAAGGATGACCAATCAGGTGCATTGCACCGCGTGTTATCTGCCTTTTCTTGGCGAAATCTCAACTTGTCAAAAATTGAATCTCGTCCAACAAAAACTGGTCTTGGACACTATTTATTTATTATAGATATAGAAAAAGAAATGGATGATGTCCTTGTCCCTGGTGCGATTCAGGAATTAGAAGCAATTGGCTGTGAAGTCAAATTGCTCGGCAGCTACCAAACATATGAACTAACGAATGAAAAATAG